A portion of the Pseudarthrobacter defluvii genome contains these proteins:
- a CDS encoding D-2-hydroxyacid dehydrogenase codes for MTPCKTVAIAVPLEAELVDQIRAVDPSISVVYEPELLPPERYPADHAGDPAFKRTEEQEERYWAMLNSAQVLYGFPNESPAGLARVALENPGLEWVHAMAAGAGGAVKASGLSRDLLQKFRITTSAGVHALPLAEFAVMGILNGFKRSAELAEDQRARVWPELRVPTRLVNGSNLAVAGLGEIGLETARIARALGMKVSGTKRNVEPIAGIDHVVDNDGLPALLATADAVVNTLPGTAYTEKLFNRELFAAMKPGTTFVNVGRGTVVDEEALLEALDNGQVGYACLDVFAVEPLPQDSPLWKHPKVMVSPHTSALSAAENRLITERFCSNLRTFLDGGDLPHLVDTVHFY; via the coding sequence ATGACTCCCTGTAAGACTGTGGCCATCGCCGTCCCGCTCGAGGCAGAGCTCGTGGACCAGATCCGCGCCGTTGACCCGTCCATCTCCGTCGTCTACGAGCCCGAACTCCTGCCGCCGGAACGCTATCCTGCAGATCACGCTGGCGACCCCGCCTTCAAACGCACCGAAGAGCAGGAGGAACGCTATTGGGCCATGCTCAACAGCGCCCAGGTACTTTACGGGTTCCCTAACGAAAGCCCCGCAGGCCTGGCCCGAGTCGCGCTGGAAAACCCGGGGCTGGAATGGGTCCACGCCATGGCGGCCGGTGCGGGTGGAGCAGTCAAGGCATCCGGCCTGAGCCGGGACCTTCTGCAGAAATTCAGAATCACAACCTCCGCCGGAGTACATGCCCTCCCCCTCGCGGAGTTCGCCGTGATGGGAATCCTGAACGGCTTCAAGCGGAGCGCGGAACTGGCCGAAGACCAACGGGCCCGGGTTTGGCCAGAACTCCGGGTCCCCACCCGGTTGGTCAACGGGTCGAATTTGGCGGTCGCCGGCCTCGGCGAAATAGGCCTGGAAACCGCCCGGATCGCCCGGGCCCTGGGCATGAAGGTCAGCGGGACCAAGCGGAACGTGGAACCCATCGCCGGCATCGACCACGTGGTGGACAACGACGGCCTCCCCGCCCTCCTGGCCACGGCAGACGCCGTCGTCAATACGCTGCCCGGCACCGCCTACACGGAAAAACTGTTCAACCGTGAGCTTTTCGCCGCCATGAAGCCCGGAACCACCTTCGTCAACGTGGGCCGGGGAACCGTGGTGGATGAGGAGGCACTGCTGGAGGCATTGGATAACGGCCAGGTGGGCTACGCATGCCTGGATGTCTTCGCCGTGGAGCCGCTGCCGCAGGACAGCCCCTTGTGGAAGCACCCCAAGGTCATGGTTTCGCCGCACACGTCAGCCCTCAGCGCGGCCGAGAACCGCCTGATCACCGAACGGTTCTGCAGCAACCTCCGCACCTTCCTCGACGGCGGGGATCTCCCCCACCTCGTGGATACGGTCCACTTCTACTGA
- a CDS encoding ABC transporter permease has product MKPLETLKTAIANSFRSKLRTTLTILAIFVGAFTLTITNGLGTGISNYIDSQIAAVGPSNAFTVTKTDAGTSPGSGPQKYDPNTRVLAAGGRPGSTQMALNQSDLDAVAAVPGITAVSPVSRLSPAYIQWDNQDKYQLSVSPLAGAQPQLASGEALDDAGSQPQVILPTSYITPLGFTGNDQAVGQDVTIGIPDATGSMHAVTARINGVEDNALLGSGGAFANKALTSALADAQSTGAPAATKNTWTAATATFSPTSKKEINDMKSRLSAAGYSAQTLEDRIGTVKTVINGIIGVLDAFAIIALVAAGFGIVNTLLMSVQERTREIGLMKAMGMGSGSVFALFSTEAAFIGLLGSLIGSAAAIGLGTAISGALARGPLSDLAGLQILSFAPAPVAGVILLVMVIAFIAGTLPAWRAARQNPIDSLRYE; this is encoded by the coding sequence ATGAAACCGCTTGAAACGCTGAAAACCGCCATCGCCAACAGCTTCCGCAGCAAACTCCGCACCACCTTGACCATCCTGGCGATCTTCGTCGGAGCGTTCACCCTCACCATCACCAACGGTCTGGGCACCGGTATTTCCAACTACATCGACAGCCAGATCGCCGCCGTCGGGCCCAGCAACGCCTTTACAGTCACCAAGACGGACGCCGGCACCAGCCCGGGGTCCGGCCCGCAGAAATACGATCCCAACACCAGGGTCCTCGCCGCAGGCGGCCGCCCGGGTTCGACACAGATGGCCCTGAACCAATCCGATCTCGACGCCGTGGCCGCCGTTCCCGGGATCACGGCAGTCTCCCCGGTCAGCCGGCTCAGTCCCGCCTACATCCAGTGGGACAACCAGGACAAATACCAGCTCTCGGTCAGTCCGTTGGCAGGGGCCCAGCCGCAGCTGGCCTCCGGCGAAGCACTGGATGATGCCGGCAGCCAGCCCCAGGTAATCCTACCCACCAGCTACATCACACCGCTGGGTTTTACGGGCAACGACCAGGCCGTGGGCCAGGATGTCACCATCGGGATTCCGGACGCCACCGGCAGCATGCACGCCGTCACGGCGCGGATTAATGGCGTGGAAGACAACGCCCTCCTTGGCTCCGGCGGTGCTTTCGCCAACAAGGCCCTCACTTCCGCCCTCGCGGACGCTCAAAGCACGGGAGCGCCCGCCGCCACGAAAAACACATGGACCGCGGCGACCGCCACCTTCTCACCGACGTCAAAAAAAGAGATCAACGACATGAAATCCCGGCTCAGCGCCGCTGGCTACTCGGCCCAGACGCTCGAGGACAGGATTGGCACCGTTAAGACCGTCATCAACGGCATCATCGGCGTCCTGGACGCCTTCGCGATCATCGCCCTCGTCGCCGCCGGATTTGGCATCGTGAACACGCTGCTGATGTCGGTGCAGGAACGGACCCGGGAAATCGGCCTTATGAAAGCAATGGGCATGGGCAGCGGCTCTGTATTCGCGCTTTTCAGCACCGAGGCGGCCTTCATCGGACTGCTCGGCAGCCTCATCGGATCCGCCGCCGCCATCGGCCTGGGCACCGCCATCAGCGGCGCCCTCGCCCGGGGCCCCCTGAGCGACCTCGCCGGGCTGCAGATCCTCAGCTTCGCCCCCGCACCCGTCGCCGGCGTCATCCTCCTGGTCATGGTCATCGCCTTCATCGCCGGCACGCTCCCCGCCTGGCGCGCGGCCCGGCAAAACCCCATCGATTCCCTCCGCTACGAGTAG
- a CDS encoding ABC transporter ATP-binding protein yields MSVPILSTRNLTKTYGRGPDRFDALKGVTLDIDRGDSVAIVGKSGSGKSTLMHLLALLDSPGGGEVHVDGTNAKTLSGRKLNTLRNQMFGFVFQQFFLNHATSVLDNVVLPLKIAGAGARERRARGMEVLEQLELADKARNKAGNLSGGQKQRVVIARALANNPQVLFADEPTGNLDTATGAIVEDILFDLNQNHGITLITVTHDHDLAARFNRRLYIRDGQLITTHEEHAA; encoded by the coding sequence ATGTCTGTGCCGATTTTGTCCACCCGCAACCTGACCAAGACCTACGGACGCGGGCCCGACCGTTTCGACGCCCTGAAAGGCGTGACCCTGGACATCGACCGTGGAGACTCCGTCGCAATCGTCGGCAAGAGCGGATCCGGTAAGTCCACGCTGATGCACCTGCTCGCACTCCTGGACAGCCCGGGTGGAGGAGAAGTCCATGTCGACGGAACGAACGCCAAAACGTTGAGCGGCCGGAAACTGAACACCTTGCGGAACCAGATGTTCGGCTTCGTCTTCCAGCAGTTTTTCCTCAACCACGCCACCAGCGTGCTGGACAACGTCGTCCTGCCACTGAAGATCGCCGGGGCGGGGGCGCGGGAGCGCCGCGCCCGGGGCATGGAAGTCCTCGAACAGCTCGAACTGGCCGACAAGGCCCGCAACAAGGCCGGGAACTTGTCCGGCGGCCAGAAGCAGCGCGTGGTCATCGCGCGTGCCCTCGCGAACAACCCGCAGGTTCTCTTCGCTGACGAACCTACTGGAAATCTCGACACCGCCACGGGCGCCATCGTCGAAGACATCCTGTTCGACCTCAACCAAAACCACGGCATCACCCTCATCACGGTGACGCACGACCACGACCTGGCCGCGCGGTTCAACCGCCGCCTCTACATCCGGGACGGGCAGCTCATCACCACTCACGAGGAGCACGCGGCATGA
- a CDS encoding rhodanese-like domain-containing protein — MEHYDTSGTPAIDQLLAESRAGLERVHASDLEREMAAGALVVDTRPVDQRERDGELPGAVVVDRNVLEWRLDPSSPHRLPIADDRDRRIVVVCSEGYSSSLAAHTLQRLGLARATDLIGGFQAWAAVGGYAAE; from the coding sequence TTGGAACATTACGATACTTCCGGGACCCCTGCCATCGACCAGTTGCTGGCGGAGAGCCGCGCCGGGCTCGAGCGTGTACATGCCTCGGATCTTGAGCGGGAGATGGCGGCAGGTGCCCTTGTTGTGGACACTCGTCCGGTCGATCAGCGGGAGCGCGACGGTGAGTTGCCGGGAGCGGTGGTCGTTGACCGCAACGTTCTCGAATGGCGGCTCGATCCTTCCAGCCCCCACCGGCTCCCGATTGCTGATGACCGTGATCGGCGGATCGTCGTGGTCTGCAGCGAGGGGTACAGTTCCAGCCTCGCTGCACACACCCTTCAGCGGCTGGGCCTGGCACGCGCCACCGACCTCATCGGAGGATTCCAGGCGTGGGCAGCAGTGGGCGGGTATGCCGCTGAATAA
- a CDS encoding GTP pyrophosphokinase translates to MPSNWESLDAPLRESVQHNVEIYERVRPALKLVTRDVLLTLRGMLKDSEVTPLFVTGRTKTVESFKEKISRTEEPLEPGGRRLLKFPDPFRTLNDMVGIRVITKLPAENAVVANIIKRQRQVFDCRGDREKDIGSIESGTYGYSSRHLILRTIQNEAVKEYQQVFNPDVQPNGSYFFECQIRTIFAHAWSEIEHDIRFKAEDPRAWTPHFDRQFTATAAMLETVETAFADLHERYEEVRSYWDMDGEGAAPLTPNRIRDVWRTLLPHVDRKVDDDWGWAAELLAAHGLNQTMQLAGLLNANRITEVRKALDHRYSPGPDRLLDDLLLWQYGTSHVDLTAEASDVVPHPRRDSLLRRLRQIERYRMTNK, encoded by the coding sequence ATGCCGAGTAACTGGGAAAGCCTGGACGCGCCGCTGCGCGAGTCCGTGCAGCACAACGTGGAGATCTACGAGCGCGTCCGGCCTGCCCTGAAGCTTGTCACCCGGGACGTCCTGCTGACCCTGCGGGGCATGCTGAAGGACAGCGAAGTCACCCCGCTGTTCGTCACCGGACGCACCAAGACGGTGGAGTCCTTCAAGGAGAAGATTTCCCGCACCGAGGAACCGCTGGAACCGGGGGGCCGGCGGCTGCTGAAGTTCCCGGACCCGTTCCGCACCCTGAACGACATGGTGGGAATCCGCGTCATCACCAAGCTGCCGGCGGAAAACGCCGTGGTGGCCAACATCATCAAGCGGCAGCGCCAGGTTTTCGATTGCCGAGGAGACCGCGAGAAGGACATCGGCTCCATCGAGTCCGGCACCTATGGCTACTCCAGCCGCCACCTGATCCTGCGGACCATCCAGAACGAGGCCGTCAAGGAGTACCAGCAGGTCTTCAACCCGGACGTGCAGCCCAACGGCAGCTACTTTTTCGAGTGCCAGATCCGCACCATCTTCGCCCACGCGTGGAGCGAAATCGAGCATGATATCCGCTTCAAGGCCGAGGACCCCCGCGCCTGGACGCCGCACTTCGACCGCCAGTTCACGGCCACCGCGGCCATGCTGGAGACGGTGGAAACGGCCTTCGCGGACCTTCACGAACGGTACGAGGAAGTCCGCAGCTACTGGGACATGGACGGCGAAGGAGCCGCCCCGCTCACGCCCAACCGGATCCGGGATGTCTGGCGCACCCTGCTCCCCCACGTCGACCGGAAGGTGGACGACGACTGGGGCTGGGCCGCCGAACTGCTCGCCGCACACGGGCTCAACCAGACCATGCAGCTGGCCGGGCTGCTGAACGCCAACCGCATCACGGAGGTCCGCAAGGCCCTGGACCACCGCTACTCCCCCGGTCCCGACCGGCTCCTGGACGACCTCCTGCTGTGGCAGTACGGCACCAGTCACGTGGACCTCACCGCAGAAGCGTCCGACGTCGTCCCTCACCCCCGGCGCGACAGCCTCCTGCGGCGGCTGCGGCAGATCGAACGGTACCGGATGACGAACAAGTAA
- a CDS encoding LacI family DNA-binding transcriptional regulator, which yields MVAARAGVSVATVSLVANGKTAGRVSEDNISRVREAITELGYVVDGIGSSLAKGVSSIVILVAPDISNPFFAKVIGGVRESLGPSYQLLLSVTDSGEFPKADDVRKLMSLRPAGLLVDAPNAGFLADLSVAGPLVLLDAPGLESVAPAVNLDVAQGARELAAHLADAGHRRVAYLDSVTGTETFTIRREAFLAEAAARGMSVDADHMPATTIDVGEAAAAFAAAWPDWQREGVTAVVCATDTHAYGVLQEARVAGVRIPEELAVAGFDDLPYSATSSPGLTSVHLPAALLGLKAGEQLRRLMEGQALEQEELTLESSLVVRGSTSPAET from the coding sequence ATGGTCGCCGCACGGGCCGGGGTGTCGGTGGCCACCGTGTCCCTGGTGGCCAACGGCAAAACGGCAGGCCGCGTTTCCGAGGACAACATTTCCCGCGTGCGGGAGGCCATCACCGAGCTGGGCTACGTGGTGGATGGGATCGGCAGCTCGTTGGCCAAAGGCGTCAGTTCCATCGTGATCCTGGTGGCGCCGGACATTTCCAACCCGTTCTTCGCCAAGGTGATCGGCGGCGTGCGCGAATCCCTGGGACCCAGTTACCAGCTGCTGCTCTCGGTCACGGACTCCGGCGAATTTCCCAAGGCCGACGACGTCCGGAAGCTCATGTCCCTTCGTCCCGCCGGGCTCTTGGTGGACGCACCGAACGCCGGCTTCCTGGCCGACCTCTCGGTGGCCGGGCCGCTGGTCCTGCTGGACGCGCCCGGCCTGGAATCCGTTGCGCCGGCCGTCAACCTTGACGTCGCCCAGGGTGCGCGGGAGCTGGCCGCCCACCTGGCCGACGCGGGCCATCGGCGGGTTGCCTACCTGGACAGCGTCACCGGAACGGAAACCTTCACCATCCGCCGGGAGGCGTTCCTCGCCGAGGCGGCAGCCCGGGGCATGTCGGTGGATGCGGACCACATGCCCGCCACCACCATCGACGTCGGCGAGGCCGCGGCCGCCTTCGCCGCAGCATGGCCGGACTGGCAGCGCGAGGGGGTGACCGCCGTCGTCTGCGCCACCGATACGCACGCCTATGGGGTGCTGCAGGAAGCACGTGTGGCCGGAGTGCGGATCCCGGAGGAGCTGGCGGTAGCCGGGTTCGACGACCTGCCGTATTCTGCCACCAGCAGCCCGGGCCTGACCAGCGTCCACCTGCCGGCGGCCCTTCTGGGCCTCAAAGCCGGGGAGCAGCTGCGCCGGCTGATGGAGGGCCAGGCGCTGGAGCAGGAGGAGCTGACGCTGGAGAGCTCCCTGGTGGTGCGCGGTTCCACGTCGCCTGCCGAAACGTAG
- a CDS encoding nucleoside hydrolase yields the protein MTWRTIVEPNPQANQHEPRKIILDCDPGHDDAVALLLAHGNPNIELLAVTTVVGNQTLEKVTRNALAVGTIAGITGVPFAAGCPRPLVRSIETAPDIHGDSGMDGPALPESTIELDPRHAVDLIIDTVMAHEPGTVTLVPTAGLTNIALAARKEPRIVERVKEVVLMGGGYHVGNWSAVAEFNIIIDPEAAHIVFNEKWPVVMVGLDLTHQALATPDVVEKIAAIGTGPAKFVTELMDFFAHTYKDAQGFDFPPVHDPCAVAYVIDPSIVSTRKVPVNIELTGTLTLGMTVADFRAPAPADCHTSVAVDLDHARFWELVTDALVRIGEPGANANTDDAGSHQGADRTQADAADVVRPESAHLTAGGVK from the coding sequence ATGACGTGGAGAACCATCGTGGAACCAAATCCGCAAGCGAACCAGCACGAGCCCAGGAAGATCATCCTGGACTGCGACCCCGGCCATGATGACGCCGTCGCCCTGCTGCTGGCACACGGCAACCCCAACATCGAACTGCTGGCCGTCACCACGGTGGTGGGCAACCAGACCCTCGAGAAAGTCACCCGCAACGCCCTGGCCGTCGGCACCATCGCCGGCATCACCGGCGTCCCCTTCGCCGCCGGCTGCCCGCGCCCCCTGGTCCGCAGCATTGAAACCGCGCCGGACATCCACGGCGATTCCGGCATGGACGGCCCCGCCCTGCCCGAGTCCACCATCGAACTGGACCCGCGCCACGCCGTCGACCTCATCATCGACACCGTCATGGCACACGAGCCCGGAACCGTCACCCTGGTCCCCACCGCCGGCCTGACCAACATCGCCCTGGCCGCCCGCAAGGAACCGCGCATCGTGGAACGCGTCAAGGAAGTGGTCCTCATGGGCGGCGGCTACCACGTGGGCAACTGGAGCGCCGTGGCCGAGTTCAACATCATCATCGACCCCGAGGCCGCCCACATCGTCTTCAACGAGAAATGGCCCGTGGTCATGGTCGGACTGGACCTCACCCACCAGGCGCTGGCCACCCCGGACGTGGTGGAGAAGATCGCCGCCATCGGCACCGGCCCCGCCAAGTTCGTCACCGAGCTGATGGACTTCTTCGCCCACACCTACAAGGACGCCCAGGGCTTCGACTTCCCGCCCGTCCACGATCCCTGCGCCGTGGCGTACGTGATCGACCCCAGCATCGTCAGTACCCGCAAGGTCCCCGTGAACATCGAACTGACGGGCACGCTCACCCTGGGCATGACCGTGGCCGACTTCCGCGCCCCCGCGCCGGCCGACTGCCACACCAGCGTGGCCGTGGACCTGGACCACGCACGGTTCTGGGAGCTGGTCACCGACGCGCTGGTCCGGATCGGCGAGCCGGGCGCCAACGCCAACACGGACGACGCCGGCAGCCACCAAGGTGCAGACCGCACCCAAGCCGACGCGGCCGACGTCGTACGCCCGGAAAGTGCCCACCTCACCGCCGGAGGGGTCAAGTAA
- a CDS encoding MFS transporter — protein sequence MTTATLSETKTGRGNIAALMTALLAACVAFQLNASMLSPALVTMGEELKADQAVIGLSQTWFFTAAALFSLFLPRLSDIVGRKKVLVGMMLLMAVGSVIAALAPDITWLFVGRIIQGVSGPTVPLCLIMLRSAVSNPRKYGTLMGLITAVNGGVAGVDSFVGGYFAEHYGFRSIFWLMVVLAVAATALIMFLASESKPAAGTRMDWLGVFFIVVAVGALLTALNEGSKLVAGFDSGTLMLSLALVVVSALAFLAFWRTEQRAAQPMVETVHLRQRSTWAPLLTTTLTMTGIFAVINGIVPAYVQAASPGFGVGPTEMSLIILTPYALLGWVVGPLSGKLAPVLGYTKVLRIGLLGSIAALAVIAFLGLHSLPMMIAGTVLLGIMYAGTVNIMLNGLGVVLSPAGNPGFLPGMNAGAFNLGAGLSFLILPAVLVATSALGDATASYLTVVVVGLALTVAAFAASLLIPKPVEAEVAA from the coding sequence ATGACCACCGCAACCCTGAGTGAAACCAAGACCGGCCGCGGCAATATCGCCGCCCTCATGACCGCGCTGCTGGCCGCCTGCGTGGCGTTCCAGCTCAACGCCTCCATGCTCAGCCCCGCCCTGGTGACCATGGGCGAGGAACTCAAGGCGGACCAGGCCGTCATCGGCCTCTCGCAGACGTGGTTCTTCACCGCCGCCGCCCTGTTCTCCCTGTTCCTGCCGCGCCTTAGCGACATCGTGGGCCGCAAGAAGGTCCTGGTGGGCATGATGCTGCTCATGGCCGTGGGCTCCGTGATCGCGGCGCTCGCCCCGGACATCACGTGGCTCTTCGTGGGCCGCATCATCCAGGGCGTCAGCGGACCCACCGTCCCGCTCTGCCTCATCATGCTGCGCTCCGCCGTCAGCAACCCGCGCAAGTACGGCACGCTGATGGGCCTTATTACTGCAGTCAACGGCGGCGTGGCCGGTGTGGACTCCTTCGTGGGCGGCTACTTCGCCGAGCACTACGGCTTCCGCAGCATCTTCTGGCTGATGGTGGTCCTCGCCGTCGCCGCGACAGCCCTCATCATGTTCCTCGCTTCCGAAAGCAAGCCCGCCGCAGGAACCCGCATGGACTGGCTGGGCGTGTTCTTCATCGTGGTGGCCGTGGGCGCCCTGCTGACCGCCCTGAACGAAGGCTCCAAGCTGGTGGCCGGCTTCGACTCCGGCACGCTGATGCTGAGCCTGGCCCTGGTGGTCGTTTCCGCCCTAGCGTTCCTCGCCTTCTGGCGCACGGAACAGCGGGCCGCCCAGCCCATGGTGGAAACCGTCCACCTGCGCCAGCGCTCCACCTGGGCCCCGCTCCTCACCACCACCCTGACCATGACCGGCATCTTCGCCGTCATCAACGGCATCGTGCCCGCCTACGTGCAGGCTGCCTCGCCGGGCTTCGGAGTCGGTCCCACCGAGATGTCGCTGATCATCCTCACCCCGTACGCCCTGCTCGGCTGGGTGGTGGGACCGCTGAGCGGCAAGCTCGCACCTGTGCTTGGCTACACCAAGGTTCTGCGCATCGGCCTGCTTGGCAGCATCGCCGCGCTCGCCGTCATCGCGTTCCTTGGCCTGCACAGCCTGCCGATGATGATCGCCGGCACGGTCTTGCTGGGCATCATGTACGCCGGTACGGTCAACATCATGCTCAACGGACTCGGCGTTGTCCTCTCGCCCGCCGGCAACCCCGGCTTCCTGCCCGGCATGAACGCCGGCGCCTTCAACCTGGGTGCGGGCCTGAGCTTCCTCATCCTGCCGGCCGTGCTGGTGGCGACGTCGGCACTCGGCGATGCGACGGCGTCGTACCTCACCGTCGTGGTGGTCGGCCTGGCGCTGACCGTCGCCGCGTTCGCCGCCTCGCTGCTGATCCCCAAGCCGGTTGAGGCTGAGGTGGCCGCATGA
- a CDS encoding ribokinase codes for MSAAASGAGRIVVVGSLNADLTIYCDRLPQPGETVQGNGFAVNPGGKSANQAVAAARLGGHVSLVGAVGEDANGAMLEASVAGAGVDVGHVRTSAEPTGVAVIAVDARGENNIIISAGANGTLSPKDVADAADVLEGAAVVSLCLEVSMDTVLAAAQAGHDAGAQVLLNLSPYAEIPSALAGLADILLVNAHEAALFLRSSVPGAGAAASEWDAVRSRFSERGIHQVLVTLGANGSVVLDSLAPAGSRVAFVQPTQVHAVDTTGAGDAFTGAVAVRLAAGDGLADAAAFASVAAALATTRKGTQAAYPEAADVERRLRTS; via the coding sequence ATGAGTGCCGCGGCTTCCGGCGCCGGCCGGATCGTCGTCGTCGGTTCCCTGAACGCCGACCTCACCATCTACTGCGACCGCCTCCCGCAGCCCGGCGAGACCGTCCAGGGCAACGGCTTCGCCGTGAACCCCGGCGGCAAGAGCGCCAACCAGGCCGTTGCCGCGGCCCGGTTGGGCGGGCACGTCAGCCTGGTGGGCGCCGTGGGGGAGGACGCCAACGGCGCCATGCTTGAGGCCTCCGTGGCCGGGGCCGGCGTGGATGTGGGGCACGTGCGGACGTCTGCCGAGCCCACCGGTGTTGCCGTCATTGCCGTGGATGCCCGCGGCGAGAACAACATCATCATCTCGGCCGGTGCCAACGGCACCCTGTCGCCGAAGGACGTGGCGGATGCGGCGGACGTCCTGGAGGGGGCCGCCGTGGTGAGCCTCTGCCTGGAGGTCAGCATGGACACGGTGCTCGCCGCAGCGCAGGCAGGGCACGACGCCGGCGCGCAGGTTTTGCTGAACCTCTCGCCGTACGCGGAGATCCCGTCAGCCCTGGCCGGGTTGGCGGACATCCTGCTGGTGAACGCGCACGAGGCCGCGCTGTTCCTGCGTTCTTCGGTTCCCGGTGCCGGTGCTGCTGCCTCTGAGTGGGATGCGGTGCGGTCTCGGTTCTCTGAGAGGGGGATCCACCAGGTCCTGGTGACGCTGGGTGCGAACGGTTCGGTGGTGCTGGACTCGCTGGCTCCTGCTGGCTCCCGCGTGGCTTTCGTCCAGCCGACCCAGGTGCACGCCGTGGATACCACCGGCGCCGGCGATGCCTTCACCGGGGCTGTTGCTGTCCGCCTCGCGGCGGGCGATGGGCTTGCCGATGCCGCCGCGTTCGCCTCCGTTGCCGCGGCTTTGGCGACCACCCGCAAAGGCACCCAGGCGGCGTATCCGGAGGCGGCCGACGTCGAACGCCGCCTCCGCACGTCCTAA
- a CDS encoding SDR family NAD(P)-dependent oxidoreductase — MARVFITGSTDGLGRAAAASLLKDGHEVIVHARSSRRIPAVQHLLDRGAQCVVGDLAVEEEVRETADQVNGIGGIDAVIHNAGVLNGAALLPVNVVAPYLLTALIPGPRRLIYLSSGMHRGGDTGLDGLDWTGRTTTASYSTTKLQVTALSAAVARLVPNVASNAVDPGWVPTRMGGRSAPDNLELGHRTQEWLATSDDPAALASGGYWYHQRRQTPHPAANDPEFQDALLAQLAEHTGVTLEARG; from the coding sequence ATGGCACGCGTCTTCATCACCGGATCCACGGACGGGCTGGGCCGGGCCGCCGCCGCCTCGCTCTTAAAGGACGGCCACGAGGTAATCGTGCACGCCCGGTCCTCCCGCCGGATCCCCGCGGTCCAGCACCTGCTGGACCGCGGGGCGCAGTGCGTCGTCGGGGACCTGGCGGTGGAGGAGGAAGTCCGGGAGACCGCGGACCAGGTCAACGGGATCGGCGGCATTGACGCCGTCATCCATAACGCCGGGGTGCTGAATGGCGCCGCGCTGCTGCCAGTAAACGTGGTGGCACCTTACCTCTTGACGGCCCTCATTCCCGGTCCCCGCCGGCTCATCTACCTGAGCAGCGGAATGCACCGCGGCGGCGACACCGGCCTGGACGGCCTGGACTGGACCGGGCGGACGACGACGGCCTCCTACTCCACCACGAAGCTGCAGGTCACTGCGCTGTCGGCAGCGGTGGCACGGCTTGTGCCGAACGTCGCCAGCAATGCGGTGGATCCCGGCTGGGTGCCCACCCGGATGGGCGGCCGGTCGGCGCCGGACAACCTGGAACTGGGCCACCGCACGCAGGAATGGCTGGCCACCAGTGATGATCCGGCGGCCCTGGCCAGCGGCGGCTACTGGTACCACCAGCGCCGGCAGACCCCGCATCCCGCGGCGAACGACCCCGAATTCCAGGACGCGCTGCTGGCGCAGCTCGCGGAGCACACCGGGGTCACCCTGGAAGCGCGGGGCTAA
- a CDS encoding cyclodeaminase/cyclohydrolase family protein produces MEKPEVTTQGSTVEEWTRALAESTGSPGGGAGTGLMLAVAASLTSMVAGYSGDDGGEPARIRERAQALRQEALRLADEDASASKAFGAAFRLGPGEERDEAIRRASVEAAAASAVLGERAIEAIDDLAWLATKGNRALVADVVVAFGALRAALAGARTNVSFDLGSLRSAGTSLEQVREQHPDLWAAVQELNAAMDRIDELSTAVDHRAAPTDAI; encoded by the coding sequence ATGGAAAAACCTGAAGTGACCACGCAGGGGTCGACTGTGGAGGAATGGACGCGGGCGCTGGCGGAGTCCACGGGATCACCCGGCGGAGGGGCGGGCACGGGCCTGATGCTCGCGGTGGCGGCTTCGCTGACGTCGATGGTTGCCGGCTACAGCGGGGACGACGGCGGCGAGCCGGCCAGGATCCGGGAGCGCGCCCAGGCGCTGCGCCAGGAAGCCCTTCGGCTGGCAGATGAAGATGCCTCCGCTTCCAAAGCGTTCGGTGCCGCCTTCCGGCTGGGACCCGGCGAGGAACGGGACGAAGCAATCCGCCGCGCTTCAGTGGAAGCTGCGGCGGCATCCGCTGTCCTGGGCGAGCGTGCCATCGAAGCCATCGACGACCTCGCCTGGTTGGCAACCAAGGGCAACCGTGCGCTGGTGGCGGATGTCGTCGTCGCGTTCGGTGCCCTCCGCGCCGCGCTGGCCGGGGCCCGCACCAATGTCAGCTTCGACCTCGGCTCGCTCCGGTCCGCCGGCACCAGCCTGGAACAGGTTCGGGAGCAACACCCTGACCTGTGGGCCGCGGTCCAAGAACTCAACGCCGCCATGGACCGGATTGACGAACTGTCCACCGCCGTTGATCATCGTGCCGCCCCTACGGATGCCATCTGA